TCCAAATTGACATTTTTGTTTTGTATGTTGCTGAAATAAAAGCTGGTTATTGATGCTTGAGTATCTATATCTATTAAAAGAATTTTTTTTGACTTTGATAACAGAGTGGCAAGAATTATTGACGTTGTGCTTTTACCTACACCACCTTTAAGACTGGCAATTGTTATTATTTTAGGTTTTTTAGTATCCATTTCGTTAACGGTCCTTGTTCTGGGTATTTTTTCCCATAAAATTCATATATTTGTTTTTCTAAATCTGTAAACATACTAAATAATATTTTATTGTAGTGGTTATTCATTCGCTGTTTATCTAGCAAACGGTATAATCCCTTAAAGTAGAAAAAAACACTACCTGCTTTAAATCTAACTTCCATATAATATGCTCTTGCAAATCCATAAGATTTTCTATTCCCATTTAATTGATACTTTACAATAGCCTTTTTTATAGGTTTTCTAAACCCGTAAAAAATTCCTATAAATTTGTCCCCTTCTTTAATAGGGTATAAATGTGTTTCTTCAACAATTCTTTCTCCATTAAACAATGCCCTTAATGACACTCTAAATTCATGTTTTTTCTTATAAACTCCAAATTTATAAACGTCCATCATTATTTTTGTGTGGTACATGGCTTTGCCATTTTCTTTTTCGATCAAAATAAATCTTTCTTTATTTTGGCATTCTACTTTACATTTTCCTTTTTTGATAGTTTCTGGTGCACTTTCCATGTTCAATCCTTATATAACTTCTTTTAACATTCAAGAATTATTTTCATTTTTTATCAGCTCTAATAGTTCATAGTAATACGTATCGAATACTTTATTATATTCTAATTTCTTTTTGCTATTCAAATAAGTTTTTAGAATTGGCTTTAGAAATTCAATATTTGTCTTTTCTTTCAGTTTATCAATAAGAATATTGAAAATATATGTTTTTATATTTTGATAATCTTTTTGTGGGTTTTCTTTTTTTAATTCAATTAATTTTTCTAATTTACGTTTTATTGCGCTTAAATCGTTATATTTCTGATGTTCAATAATAAAATGGGGTTTATTTTTGTAAATTTCATATACTTTTTGGATATTTGTTTTCAATTGTTCTGAATTGTACCCTTTTTCTTCTAATTCTTTTTGAATATTTTCTAGAATTTCTTTTAATTTATTTTGCTTGTCTTTATAGCAAGATTTATTAAAAGAAATATGTTTACTTTTTGTTAAACTGTTTTCATATCTTTTGACAGTTTTAAATATTTCAATTGCCAAATTTGTACTAACATCTAATTTTAATAAATCCAAAAGAGTTTCTTTATTAGAAAAGTTACATTTATTGAAATACTTTATTTTTTTGTATTCTTCTATTTTATTAGAATTTCTTTCTTCTTTTATATTATTTTTATTACATAAACACTCCACCAACTCTACATTACCCTTTTTTGGAGATTTGTCTTTAAGGTAGTTATTCACTCTAGATTTAAATCTAGAGTGAATTTTTTCTTGAAAGTATTGGTTGATTTTAAAGTGGCATACATTTTTTTCATAATTAAGGTGATAGTAAATTTCCGTGCCAAAATTTACACCCAAATGTTTGTAGTAGTTGGTTGTTACTTTAAATTCTCTTTCTAATTTGTAAAGATATTTTTGCAGTGTTCTTAATGTAGTAGGAGCTTGACCATTTCTTTTTAGATTTTCATTAAAGTAATAGAGTATGGTTTTTTGTGTATATTTCTTATATTTAGTGTTTATGTAGGCTAGTGTTGAGACAAGAACTATTAATTTACGTTGTAATTTGTTGTGGCACTTTGGACTTTTTGTGTAATTTGATAAATGCTCCATTGTATTAGGCTCCTTATTATGTTTAATAATAATTATTAATATAATAATGCAAAATTTCGAATTAAAAGTAAATACTTTTCTAAAAAAAATATTAAATTATAATTATTAATTTGATTAATTAAATACACTTTTTGTAATTTAGTAAAAGATAAATTGATTTTAATTTTAAAATGGGCTAGACT
The sequence above is a segment of the Borreliella spielmanii genome. Coding sequences within it:
- a CDS encoding plasmid maintenance protein gives rise to the protein MEHLSNYTKSPKCHNKLQRKLIVLVSTLAYINTKYKKYTQKTILYYFNENLKRNGQAPTTLRTLQKYLYKLEREFKVTTNYYKHLGVNFGTEIYYHLNYEKNVCHFKINQYFQEKIHSRFKSRVNNYLKDKSPKKGNVELVECLCNKNNIKEERNSNKIEEYKKIKYFNKCNFSNKETLLDLLKLDVSTNLAIEIFKTVKRYENSLTKSKHISFNKSCYKDKQNKLKEILENIQKELEEKGYNSEQLKTNIQKVYEIYKNKPHFIIEHQKYNDLSAIKRKLEKLIELKKENPQKDYQNIKTYIFNILIDKLKEKTNIEFLKPILKTYLNSKKKLEYNKVFDTYYYELLELIKNENNS
- a CDS encoding DUF226 domain-containing protein, which gives rise to MESAPETIKKGKCKVECQNKERFILIEKENGKAMYHTKIMMDVYKFGVYKKKHEFRVSLRALFNGERIVEETHLYPIKEGDKFIGIFYGFRKPIKKAIVKYQLNGNRKSYGFARAYYMEVRFKAGSVFFYFKGLYRLLDKQRMNNHYNKILFSMFTDLEKQIYEFYGKKYPEQGPLTKWILKNLK